Sequence from the Pontibacter pudoricolor genome:
GATAGGCCATGGCGCTTACCTGGCTGCGCACGCCAAACTGCCTGTAGTCTGCGATTTCCGGACGCTGGATATTGCCTTGGGCGGACAAGGGGCTCCGTTGGTTCCTATCGGCGATGAGCTGCTTTTCCCGGACTACGATTATTGCCTGAACCTGGGCGGTATCTCCAACATCTCTTTTAACCGCAGCGGGCAGCGCATTGCGTATGATATATCGGCCTGCAATATGTTGCTGAACACACTAGCCAACGAGGCCGGCCTGAACTATGATAAAGATGGCAAGCTGGGCCGGTCCGGAAAACTGGATGCACAACTTCTGGAAAAACTTAACGCTCCTTCTTACTTTAGTCAGCCCTACCCAAAATCCCTGGGTAAAGAATGGGCACTGCAAAACAGCCTGCAAACTATAGCTAACAGCCCGGCAACTATAGCTGACAAACTGCATACTACCTGCCACCACATTGCCCAGCAAATAGCCAACGCTTTACAGCCTGCCAACTATAAACAGCGACTATTAGCTACAGGCGGTGGTGCTTTTAACTTATACTTAATGGAACTGCTGCAACAATATGCCGGCGAAAACTATAGCATAGAAGTGCCTTCTCCTGAGATCGTATCTTTTAAGGAAGCACTGGTGTTCGCTTTTTTAGGAACGCTGCGCTGGCGCAACGAAACCAACAGTTTACAAACCGTAACCGGAGCCAGCCGCAACAGTGTGGGCGGCGCCATTTATAGGGGTAACCTGTACGCTCTATACTTATTTTGTACCTTTGCATCACAACCCGAATAACATACATCAACATGAAAGACCTGCTTGCGAAATTCGAGAATAAAAGACCCGAAATAGTTTTTGAATGGAAAGATGCTGAAACCGAAGCCGAAGGCTGGGTAGTTATAAACTCGCTGCGTGGCGGTGCTGCCGGTGGTGGTACCCGTATGCGCAAAGGCCTGGATAAGCGTGAAGTTGAATCGCTGGCGAAAACCATGGAAGTTAAGTTTACAGTTTCCGGTCCGGCTATAGGTGGTGCAAAATCAGGCATTAACTTCGACCCTGCCGACCCACGCAAACGTGGCGTTTTGGAGCGCTGGTACAAAGCTGTTATTCCGCTGCTAAAAAGTTACTATGGTACCGGCGGCGACCTGAATGTGGATGAGATACACGAAGTAATTCCGATAACAGAAGACTATGGTTTATGGCACCCGCAGGAAGGTGTAGTTAACGGCCACTTTCATGCTACCGAACCTCAGAAAATAAACAAGATAGGCCAGCTGCGCCAGGGTGTGATCAAGGTTATCGAAGACCCGAACTATACGCCTTCTGCAGCCCGCAAGTATACTATAGCCGACATGATAACCGGGTATGGTGTGGCCGAAGCTGTGCGCCATTACTATAACATCTGGGGCGGCCAGTTTGAGGGCAAGCGTGCTATTATACAAGGCTGGGGCAATGTGGGTGCTGCAGCAGCTTATTACCTGGCATCCAAAGGCGCAACTATAGTTGGTATCATCGACAGAGCAGGCGGACTGATAAAACCGGAAGGCTATAGTTTTGAAGAGATAAAGGAACTGTTCTTTAAGCGTGAGGGCAATGCGTTACGTGCCGAGAACATGCTTTCTTTTGAAGAGGTGAATAACCGAATCTGGTCTGCCGGCGCTGAAATATTTATACCGGCAGCCGCATCGCGCCTTGTTACCAAAGACCAGCTACAGCAAATGATCAGCAGCGGACTGGAAGTGATTTCATGCGGAGCCAACGTACCGTTCCAGGATCCCGAAATATTCTTTGGGCCAACCGGCGAGTTTGCCGACCAGAACATAGCCGTTGTACCTGATTTTATTGCCAACTGCGGCATGGCACGCGTGTTTGCTTATTTAATGGAGAGCAAAGTAGAAATTACTGATGAGGCCATCTTCTCTGACATCTCTAAAACGATAGCCCGCGCACTTGAGAAAACACATGCTAAAAGAGCAGCAACAACAGAGATCGCTAAAACATCTTTCGAAATTGCTTTAAGCCAGTTATTATAATATGGATCTAACCTCCTGGAGAGAAATACTACAATACGAGTTCCTGGGTAACAGCGTCACCAATTACCTGTGGTTTGTGGGCATCCTGCTGTTTGGCTTCATCTTTAAAACGATGTTGTCTAAGCTGGTATCTACTGTTTTATATAAACTTGTAAAGCGTTTCTGGCACGAAGACAACCTGCCTGCTTTCAGAAGATTACTGATTCAGCCGCTGGAGGTTGTGCTCTTCCTGGTGTTCCTGTATTTTGCGTTCCAGGTGCTCGACTACCCCATGGATCCAAGTGAGATCCGGAAAGGCGATCCGTTCCTGAAGACGTTCTTTTTCCGGACGTACCAGGTCTTTGTTATAGTTGCGCTTACGTGGGTGGTTTTGCGCCTGGTGGATTTTACAGGCCTTATCTTCCAGCACCGCACGGCACGTACGGCATCTAAAATGGACGACCAGCTGGTGCCGTTCTTTAAAGATTTCTCTAAAGTCATGGTCGTGATATTTTCTATCATGGTGATGCTGGGAACGGTGTTTGGCGTTAACGTGGCTGGTTTGGTTGCTGGCCTGGGAGTGGGTGGTCTGGCTATTGCTTTTGCGGCAAAAGAGAGCTTAGAGAACCTGTTGGCGTCCTTCACTATTTTCCTCGATCACCCGTTTGTTGTCGGCGACCTGGTTGAAGTTGGCGGCATAACCGGAACTATAGAAAAGATCGGCTTCAGGAGTACACGTATCCGTACGCTGGAAAAATCGTTTGTGACAGTGCCTAATAAAAGCATGATCGATAAGCCGTTGAATAACCTTACGCTGCGCACTTTCAGGAGAGTACAGTTCGAGATTCCGCTTACATTCGATACCACAGCGGCACAGATACGAGCTATAGTTACGGAACTACAGCAATACATCAACAATCATCCGCAAGCGAGTCAGGACGGCATCGTACGTTTCCAGACTATAGGTCCGGCTTCCAAAAATATTATGGTACTGTACTTTGTAGAGTCGATGGACTGGACGGAGTATGTAGACATTAAAGAGGAAATGATCTATAAAGTAACCGAGGTAGTGGAACGGCATGGCGCGCAGTATGCTCCAACCCAAAGCGTTTTTATGCAGGCAACTGGGCAAGCTGGTAACCCTGCGGGCAAGGCTGCAGTTGTGAGGAACGGCACCACAGACTTTGAGTAACTATAAATAAAAAAGCCGGAGAAGCTCCGGCTTTTTTTTCACCCTTATATCTTTTGTCTGTCCTACGTCAGACGTTACAGGCTCCGCAGTTCAATAGAACCATATCAGGAACCTATCTTTAAATAAAACCTTATCCCTACAAAACCACATCCCCCTCAGGAATTGTAGTTTTGATCTACTTAACGCACCACCAACCCCTTAGTTACAATTTATTTATAATTTTTTCGTTATACCCGCTTTATCTATATGTAAACGCACCTAAATTATATGCAAACATAAAATAGAATTTTTACAATATAGAAACATCTGATTTAAGCTATTTCTTCAAATGAGGTTATTTTAAAAACAGGCAATTTTGGCAGGCACTCACAAACATCCTGTGTTATGTTTTGGGATAGGAACTATAAACCTTGGGCAGCTGCAAACTATATAACTCGCTAGTAGCATGCCTGTTGAGAAGGCAAACTATAGTTTAATTGAAATCGAAGTACTCTCCTTCTTCCAACTCTACGGTCTTCTCTTTTTTAACAGGTTTTTTACCTTTCAGTATCTGCTTTATTTCCTGGCCTTCCTGCTTCAGGTCGTCTTTGATTTTAGCACGAACGCGGTCATCATCATAAGCCAGCTTAAAGTTGTTCTCTTTGCCTTTCAGCGTCAGGAAAAGCATGCTGTTACCTGCATTTGGGTCTTCGGCAACTACACCAAACATGGCATCTTTATCAGGGCGGCGCTTCTGGAACAGGGGCATCTTAATTTTATAGTCCATGTCCTGGTCAAAAGTATGTGTACCTGATATGGAAACAGAAGGCAGCGGCGACAGGCTGGTGCGGATATCCATCTCCGGAATATAAATGGTGCGCTCCTGGATATAAAAGTTATTGTGTAGCTCCGAGAATCGCATATTGGCCAGTTCTGAGCGCTTCACAAACGCTGACATCTTTTGCATGGGCGCAAAGTCTATGAGCTGCCCGTTGCGCACCGTAGCTTCTATTTCAGCCTGCAACAGGTTGGTCTTGGGGTTAAGCTGGCTGTCGAGGTATATATCGGAAATAATATTTGCCGTGAGGGTGCCTCTCAGATTTCGGTCGAGGATAAAATCCTGGTTAAAATTCTCAAACACATAGAAAAGGCTGTCTACGCTCAGATTGTTGATTTTACTGGCGGTGCTGACTTTTATATGGTTTCGCTGCCGGGCATCTATACTCCCCCGCACAGCAAAGTTACCGCCCAGCGTATTAACAGAAATGTTAGGAGTCGTGATCACCTGGTTTTTGAGCGTTACCTCACCTTTTATATTCTCGCCTTTAAACCTCCGGAACTGCATCTTTTTAACAGTTGCTCCCAGGTTAAACGCAATGTTCGGCGATACTTCCAGGCGATAACCGGAGTCACCTTTACGGGCATTGGCTGGCGTATTCTGTTTCTCGCTCAGCAGCTGGTCAAAATTCAGGTAATTGCTACTGAAGTCGGCATCTACAAACAAACGTTGGTTATCGAGCAGCAGCCAGGCCATTACGTTATTAAACATCCCGTTCAGCACGAAATCAGATTCGCCCAGTTTGCCTTTAAAATCAGACACGGCCACATCGTTGTGCTTAAATATAAAGTTGCCGTTCATGCCGTTTACAGGCAGCGGAAGGTCGCTAAGGTTAAGGCTAACGTTGTGCAGCGTAATATCTCCGGATGTGTTAACAGTGCTGTTTCCTGGCCTTGCTTTAAACTCATTAAAGTTACCCGAGAACGCGATCTTTACATCGGCCAGCCCACTGCCGCTGCGCACCTGCTCCAGTTGCAGTAATCCCAGCACATAAGCCACATCTACCATCCCGCTAAGGTCGAAAGCTATAGTTGGGTTTTTGAAGTTTTTGTAAGATACATTGCCCGAAAATGGCCGGTTGTTTAGCGACCCTTTCAGGTTTTTAAGTGTAAGCGCTGATGTGGATGCGTTCTGGTTACTGCCGTTGGTGAAGCTGCCCTCAAAGCTTAATTTCTCTACACGCTGCTTTACATCCGGATGATAGAAGGTAGCATTGCGGCAACCAAAGCTGAATGCGATCTCAGGGTTGTGCTTAGATGATGCCTCCCCTTTTACAGTTCCGCTGAAATAGACGTCACCATCCGAGCGGTATTGGTTAAACTCTTTGGTTATATGCTGCGGCAGCAACGACAACATCGACTGTATACTCGTATTCTTTCCTTTTAATGTCAGGTTAAGGTTGGTAGCTCCGGCAAAATCTATAGTTCCGGCTACTTCATAAGCAGCATTCTCTACGTTTATTACCGATGGTTGCAGCGCTATTGTTCGCTTCAGCCTGTCTATCTGCAGTGCGGTATTTAACGTTACGCGTTTGCCTTTAAAATATTCGCCGGAGCCTACTTTTATAGTGTTTATAGTTGCATCGCCTTCCGCTTCTATACCTATGGTTTCCGTGGAGATAGCTAAGGCGGCCTGTAGCTGGTGTGCGTCTACTTCGTAAGCCTGGTTAAGCTTAAGATCGGTATAGTGTATGGCAACGCGGTTAAAGTCTATCTGCTCCAGATTAAAAGCGAAGCCACCGTCTTCAGTTGCTGTCGTATCTGTTTTAATAATATCATAGTTCACGCTGCCATCCTGTAGCACTCTCACATAAACAGCACCATCCTCCAGGTATAGTTCTTTCACGTTGTACTTGCCACGCAATACATCCCAGATACTGAAAGTAAAGTATAGTTTGTTTAGCCTTGCCAGCGATATATCACTATCCGGCACACCCTCCACTACATTTACCTTATCCAGCGACACAGCTACCTGCGGAAATTTATCGAACAGCGAAAGCGAGATCTTCTCTACCTCCACCTTTGTTTTAATGTGCTTGTTAGCTTCTGTAACAAAAAGCGTAATGATCTTATCCTGATATACATACACTAAGGTAAAGGCTATACCCATAACAGCAACTACAGAAACAGCTGCATAAAATAGCACTTTTTTAACAAGACCTTTTTGCTTCAAGAGAATTATCAGATTTTAAGCATCTTACAAAAGATAAAGGTACAGTAGTAATCACAGGCGAACAATAGGTACTATAGTTCAGAAAAAAAATTGTTAAATTTTTTTTCAAATGTTTTGCAGTTACAAAAAAAGCCCCCATATTTGCATCATCAAACGGGGACAACAGGTCCTCAGAGACACAAACGGGGTGTTAGCTCAGCTGGTTCAGAGCACCTGCCTTACAAGCAGGGGGTCACTGGTTCGAATCCAGTACGCCCCACAAAGGACAACTCAAAAAGTTGTCCTTTTTTTATGTCTATACTTTTCCGAATATCCCTACCCCATCCTTACTGTTATAATTTAACGCCTACTGGCAAGCATTAGTATAATACCTTGATTCACATTTGCTTGCAAAACAGAGCGTCTTTTAAGGCTGGGCGTTTTGCCCTGTCCCAGCCCTCCCTTCCCAATCAGGTTCCTACCTCCGGACAGGAGTGGGAGTTTTGTCTGAATCAGGATTTACAGGATTAATGGATAGACAAGATTAAGGCCTGGCAGCGTGCGCAGCTCCTGCTAATATCTTGGTTATATGTGATATCCAACTGCCCCTCAGGGCTACGCTCGCTACCTTCGGAATCCCTTTCCGGTAGTCCAAGGCGGGGAGGTTTTGGCTTTTGCTATAGTTGTAAGCTATAGTTTTATAGTTGGCGTTTTACCCCTTCCCAGCCTTCCCCTAAAAACAGGGGAAGGAGCTTTACAGCCTTTGCTATAGTTGAGGTTATCGTTTTATAGTTGTAGTTTTAACCCACCCCTGCCCCTCCCGAGAGGGGAATTGCGGCTGTTGCTATAGTTTAGCTATAGTTCTATAGTTACAGACCAGGATCGGACAGGTCGCGACCTGTCCCTACGGAACTATAGCCACGATAAGGCGATACAACTATAGCCGCTCTGATCAACTATAGTTTTACTATCGAACTGATCTCAGTCTTTGGGTTGAGCGCCTTTGCTTTGTTGCGGTGCCGTCAGGCAACACGAGCAGAGCGAGGGTAGCAAGAAAGCAGCAGCGCGATGCCCGAAGACGAGGCCTCCCGGCCGTGAGGGAGCCAAAGAAACTATAAAACTATAGGCTAGTAGAGCTCCCAGGATTAGAAGTAACTATAGAAGAAAGGCTTGGTTCAGGTTGCAACTATAGCTCACTATAGAACACAGATTTCTCACAGCTGTTCGAAATGACAAAGAAGAACTACAGGACATAAAAGATCCCTCGGCTAAAAGCCTGAAATGACAATAGAAAGTGTAAAACCACAGCCCAGCCGCCAGTTGAAACCTTGTATGCTTTCAAGACTATAGTTTAGCTACAATTCTTGGCTATCCTTTAAAATAACAGAGAAGTGAAAGTAATTGGAAAAATCAAAGCAAGTACACTATAGCTCTCGCACTATGCTTTAGTTAAGAACTGCTCATGCAGTTTCAACACTTGCGGAATAAGAAGCTGTTTATCGTCGTTGTAGACGATGTGCTGGGCGCGCGCCATCTTCTCTTCTTCCTTCAGCTGCTTGCCTATTATGGCTTCTATATCCTGTTGCGTACGGTGGGTATCGCGTTGCAGCAAGCGCTTAATACGTATATCCATAGGAGCAAATACAGCTATGATCTCATCCATCTGCCGCCATGCTTCTGACTCGTACATCAGAGCCGCTTCTTTAACTATATATGGAGCTCCACTATTTGCTGCTACCCAATCGGTAAAATCTTTGGCAACATGCGGGTGTACAATACTATTGAGTAAGGCAAGTTTTCCAGGATCGTGAAAGGCGCTTTTAGCGAGATAGGCTCTGTTCAGCTCACCATCTATTGTGTAGCTTTCCATACCAAATGCTTCGGTTAGCTCCTGCTTCAGGGCCTCATCATAATGCATTACCCATTTGGCGCGTGTGTCGGCATCATAAACCGGGATTCCCAGCAACGCAAACATGTGACAAACTACTGATTTACCTACCCCTATGCCGCCGGTTATACCAATCTTTAACATGCTTACTTTTGCAGGAATACTTTTACGCGATGCGGCGACAGCGTTACTTTGCGTACACCAACCGGCTTTTGCACAAGTTCAGGTACTATAGTAGAATCCTGAGGATTAAAGTTAGCGAAGTTAAGCACGGCCTTAAACGATTCGCGGTTAAGCAGTGCAACAGAGTCTTCAAAAAGCTGATAACGCACTATAACCGTGGCAGGCTGCAGCAGTACATTCCTCCTTTCAGGCACATTTACCAGTTCAGGCAAAAGCTGACGTTCTTCCTGCACCAGGTTCTTAATGTTTATAGTTGCTACTGTTTCCTCCATGTTTGCCTTCACCAAGTCCTGGTTTTTATAGCTTACAGGCGCTTCTGCTTTTACAGAGGCTCTCAGATTGGCACTCGGCAAACGTACCAGAAAAGGGCTTGGAATTTTATTAACTATAGTTGACGGGCCAACAAAGGTAACAGAATCAGGAGAGAGCTTTACAGGACCAGCTACTTCAAATCCATCAGCTGCCAGTTTTTGTTTTGGATCCAGCTGCAGGGGAATGGTACGGCTTATCTTTGAATCGAAAACAAACGACAGCGTATCGGTTACCACAAAGTTAAGTTGCAGGCCATCCATAGCATTTACCAGCGCAGGACGTAGCGCGGAACCTAACAAATAATTATTACGGGGAAGATTACGGATATAGATCTCTGCCGGCTGCACTTCCAGGCGAAGAGCCTTACGCAGGAGTTTCCATCCTTTGGCAGTTACGTTAACAAGCACTTCTTCGGGCAGCGGCTTTACCGGCACCAATTGTTTCTCGTTATAAATAAACCTGACCGGGTAAGTTGTCTGAGTGGAGTAGCTTTTGTTTAGGGCATTAAGCATCCAGAAAGTAGAAGCCGCCACAAAACAAAGCAGCACTACTCGCCAGTACTGCTTTGTTTGCGGCCTGAATGGCTTCATAAACCATACTACTATATTTTTTACTGCTCCAAAAGGCAATGGCTGCTAGCTATTTGGTTGCTGATTTAACTTGGCGGTAGCTTCCGTTGAGATAGCAGATTTATCGAATGTAAGGCGAACACCTTTATCTACCTCTACTACTACGGTATCATCTTCCACGGCAACCAGTTTGCCATGCAGTCCGCCAATGGTTACTACAAACATCCCCTTGGTTAACTCTTCACGGAATTTCTTCTGGTCTTTCGCTTTTTTCTGCTGCGGGCGGATCATGAAGAAGTAAAATACAAGGATGATGGCCCCAAACATTAACAACTGAGGCATTAAGCCTCCGTCTTGTCCGGCCTGTAAAAGTATGGTCTGCATATTATGTTATAAGGATCGTATTAGTTTCTTTTTACCGGGCCTTCAGCACCTGCTGTTGGTATAGTGCTGGCCTCTACTGTACCTTTTAAGGATACCTGCGTAATGTTAGGCTCTGTGTTGGCACGTATAGTTACCATTGGTGCCTGCTGGCCGTATTTGCCAGTACTGTTAAACTGCACTTTTATCTCGCCTGTTTTACCTGGAGCTACCGGCGTTTTTGGCCACTCAGGCACGGTACAGCCGCAAGATGCCGAAGCATTCTCGATAATAAGCGGCTCTTTGCCTGTGTTGGTAAAGGTAAAGGTATGGTTTACTACTTCGCCCTGCTTTACAGTACCAAAATCATAAACCGTTTCTTTAAACGTCATTGCCGGCGCGTTTGGATTAGCTGCTGCTGTAGTGGCAGTCGTTGGCTCGGTAGTGGCAATGTTCGGGTTGTCCACAGTAGTTTCGGTTGCCGGAGCAGTAGTTGCTACATCGTTACCTGTTGTTGCTTCTGCGTCAGTAGCAGTGTTTTCGTTGCAGCTGGTAGCCATCAGTGCCACAGCCATTGCAAAAGTATAGATCAGATTCTTTTTCATACTATAATAACGTCTGATTAATAAGTTATAGTTTAGAGATGATATTCCGGGCGAATTCCATAGTTGTGGCTTTGCCACCCAGGTCGCCGGTGCATTCTTCTTTATTGGCCAGTGTCGCATCCAGAGCTGCTTCTATTTTATAAGCCTGCTCTTTCAGGTCAATGTGGTGCAGCATCATAATAGCCGAACGAAGCAGAGCTGTCGGGTTAGCTATTCCTTTGCCTGCAATATCCGGCGCTGAGCCGTGTACCGCTTCAAAAATGGCCATATCATCGCCAATATTGGCACCTGAAACTACACCAAGGCCACCTACTAAACCGGCACACAGGTCTGACAGTATATCGCCAAATAAGTTAGTAGTTACAAGAACGTCAAACTGCTCTGGTTTTACAACCAGCTGCATACACATGTTGTCAATGATCTTGTCATCAGCCTGTATATGCGGGTATTGTTTGGCAACATCGTTAAATACGCCAAGGAACAAAGCACCGGCACTTTTCAGGATGTTGGCTTTATGAACAGCTGTTACTTTTTTGCAGCCATGCTTATCGGCATAGGCAAACGCCGCCTTTATTATCTTTTCGCAACCTAAACGTGTAATGCGGGCCACGGAATCAGATATCTGCAGGCGCTCATCAAACATCTCCAGTCCAGAGTATAAGCCTTCGGTATTCTCACGGAACAACACCAGGTTTACATTCTCGAACCTGGTTACAAGTCCTTTTGTAGTTTTAGCCGGTCTTACGTTCGAGTATAAGTCAAACTTCTGGCGCAGCTGCACATTTACACTTTTAAAACCTTTGCCAACCGGAGTCGTGATCGGACCTTTAAGTGCTACTTTATTTTTTTCTAAAGAGGCGATCAGTGTCGCCGGTATCAGCTCCCCGATAGCATCAAAAGTGGTTTGTCCGGCATTCTCTTCTTCCCAGGTTACAGGTACATTGGCTGCAGCAAAAACAGCTTTTACAGCTTCTGTGATTTCCGGGCCTATTCCATCACCAGGAATAAGTGTGATTTGTCTCATATCTATATTTCTTTCCGGCTATTAATTTCGTTTATCAGTGAGTCTACATCTCCAAGCAATTTTTCTGCTTTGCTTTTTGCATCCTGTATTACGCGCTGTCCTTCGGTTCTTGCACTGGTTGGCAGGTTATCGCCTTTGGCAACAAGCTGCTCCAGCAAATCAGAAAGTGTATCGCGGTATTTCTCTAAACGGTAGCTAAGCCAGCTGCGTGTTTCCTGGCCCTTTTCAGGAGCGAACAAAATGCCCGCTGCTGCGCCTACTGCTGCGCCAGATGCAAAAGCCAATATGGCGGTTGTCTTCTTACCCATAGTTGTATATGCTAATATATCGGATTCTATTTATTTACTCTCCTTACGGCATTTCAGGCTAAATGGTAGCCCGGGCATTAAACTTATTTATTATCAATAAGTCCGCGGCCCGATTTGCGTATTTCGCCTTTGCTTACAAGCTCCTGAGCCATTTTATCAAGCACACCGTTTATAAACTGCTTACTCTTTGGCGTACTATAGATCTTTGATATTTCGATGTACTCGTTAATGGTTACCTTAACAGGTATGCTGCGGAAGATGTACATTTCGCTGAGTGCCATCTTAAGTATGATCTTGTCAAGAAGTGCTACGCGCTCTACATCCCAGTTCTGCACACTGGCCGAGATCATAGCTTCATACTTCTCGTTTTCCTGCAAGGTTTGCTCATAAAGCTCTTCGAAGAATGCCTTATCGTCTTCCCAGTTTGGCGACAGGTCCAGCAGCTTTACATCTTCTGCATTGCCTTCGGCTTCTTCGCCAAGCATTTTAATGGTTTTGTTTACCAGGCTCTTCACGATGGCTTTGTTCTCAGCCCAGTTCAGATCCTGCTCTTCAAACAAAGATTGTAAAGTTTTTTCTTTAAAGATAATGTTTTTGTAAATATGTTTTACCAGCTCAAAGTCGTCAGAAAGCGACGGCGACGGGTTTTGCAGGTACGCCAGGAACACTTCATCCTGCTTGATTACGGCTCTGTAAACCTGTGCTATTTCACTAACATCGGAACCCCAGCTAATGTTGCGACGAATGATGTGCTGCTGGTAAGATTTGTTGTTCAGGATGCGCTGCACAAGCTGGTTGCGCAGGAATTGTTTTACGTCCGGACCTTTAGCCTCTGTAAAGCGTTTGCTTCTTTTTTCTTCCTCCTCTTTTACCAGGTCTGTCAGTACGCCCATTAGCTGCAGGTTTGCAAGGTAGTGGTCGTAGATGCGCTCAACGGCAATC
This genomic interval carries:
- the nusB gene encoding transcription antitermination factor NusB; its protein translation is MQAIYAYMQAEGSDYLLALDQIGEEFAPDLNAMEVQDRKLLEGQKQIATLLFKEWYEKRQFDAEDADKQIVNAVNRAIVSYQNQSKKDRRYYHDQMLIAVERIYDHYLANLQLMGVLTDLVKEEEEKRSKRFTEAKGPDVKQFLRNQLVQRILNNKSYQQHIIRRNISWGSDVSEIAQVYRAVIKQDEVFLAYLQNPSPSLSDDFELVKHIYKNIIFKEKTLQSLFEEQDLNWAENKAIVKSLVNKTIKMLGEEAEGNAEDVKLLDLSPNWEDDKAFFEELYEQTLQENEKYEAMISASVQNWDVERVALLDKIILKMALSEMYIFRSIPVKVTINEYIEISKIYSTPKSKQFINGVLDKMAQELVSKGEIRKSGRGLIDNK